A part of Lacinutrix sp. 5H-3-7-4 genomic DNA contains:
- a CDS encoding amidase family protein produces the protein MKQNILFILITILFLNNCKEIKKTNIKNNNTEGILDSAVVIKDFRDFKVLDSKFLKNETLWKDINESLIGFNQVNYDALKPLILEQDIPTIQKNIKEGELSYEQLVKFYLYRIRQFDRENELSLNSVIAINPNAIELAKIADAEIKTTAERHPIFGMPILLKDNINTKGMATTAGAIALSNNQTEDAFIVERLKSHGAIILGKANLSEWAYFFCGDCPSGYSAVGGQTLNPYGRRIIDTGGSSSGSGVAVAANFCVAAIGSETSGSILSPASQNSVVGFKPTVGLLSREGIVPISSTLDTAGPITKNVTDNAIVLDAMLGYDKADSKSIKTDSTNGYYFQNYNKKDLQGKRLGAYKRLLKDSLYSNALTVLKAQGATIIEIEEPEIELPDFLRLLNLDMKNDLPEYLKKYANPNLNLSSVSDIIKYNNQDSLLNAPYGQSLFKGVVEDKATNTAFTKIKRTLKFNGRSYFLQPIKKHNLDGFVSINNYHAGYAAVAEYPAITVPMGYSKNGEPKGLTFITKPQKELDLLNWTYAYEQASKARIAPKQYN, from the coding sequence ATGAAACAAAACATACTATTTATTTTAATAACTATTTTATTTCTAAATAATTGTAAAGAAATAAAAAAGACTAATATTAAAAATAATAATACTGAAGGAATATTAGACTCGGCAGTTGTAATAAAAGATTTTAGAGATTTTAAAGTTTTAGATTCTAAATTTTTAAAAAACGAAACACTTTGGAAAGATATTAACGAGTCGCTTATTGGCTTTAATCAAGTAAATTACGATGCTTTAAAGCCACTTATACTAGAACAAGATATACCAACAATTCAAAAAAATATAAAAGAAGGAGAATTAAGTTATGAGCAATTGGTAAAATTTTATTTGTACAGAATACGCCAGTTTGACAGAGAAAATGAATTAAGTTTAAATTCGGTTATAGCAATAAATCCAAATGCCATTGAATTAGCTAAAATTGCAGATGCCGAAATAAAAACTACAGCCGAGCGCCATCCAATATTTGGTATGCCAATTTTGTTAAAAGATAACATTAACACAAAAGGTATGGCTACAACTGCTGGCGCAATTGCATTATCTAATAACCAAACCGAAGACGCTTTTATTGTTGAGCGTTTAAAAAGCCATGGCGCTATAATTTTAGGTAAAGCCAACCTTAGTGAATGGGCTTATTTCTTTTGTGGCGATTGCCCAAGCGGTTACAGTGCCGTTGGTGGTCAAACATTAAATCCTTATGGAAGACGAATAATAGATACTGGTGGTTCTAGTTCTGGTAGTGGTGTGGCGGTAGCTGCAAATTTTTGTGTAGCAGCAATAGGTAGTGAAACTTCAGGTTCTATTTTATCTCCTGCAAGTCAAAACTCGGTAGTAGGTTTTAAACCAACTGTTGGTTTGTTAAGCCGTGAAGGAATTGTACCAATTTCTTCTACACTAGATACAGCTGGACCAATTACAAAAAATGTTACAGATAATGCTATAGTTTTAGATGCTATGCTAGGTTACGATAAAGCAGATTCAAAATCTATAAAAACCGATTCTACAAACGGTTATTATTTTCAAAACTATAATAAAAAGGATTTACAAGGAAAACGGTTAGGTGCTTACAAACGCTTATTAAAAGATAGTTTGTATTCCAATGCGTTAACAGTTTTAAAAGCACAAGGTGCTACAATAATAGAAATTGAAGAACCAGAAATTGAATTACCAGATTTTTTAAGACTGCTAAATTTAGATATGAAAAACGATTTACCAGAGTATCTTAAAAAATATGCAAACCCAAATTTAAATTTAAGCTCAGTTAGTGATATTATAAAGTATAATAACCAAGACTCATTACTTAATGCACCTTATGGCCAGTCTTTATTTAAAGGTGTTGTAGAAGATAAAGCAACTAATACAGCGTTCACAAAAATAAAACGCACACTCAAATTTAATGGAAGAAGTTATTTTTTACAACCTATTAAAAAGCATAATTTAGATGGGTTCGTTTCAATTAATAACTATCATGCTGGCTATGCAGCCGTCGCAGAATATCCTGCTATAACAGTACCAATGGGTTATAGTAAAAACGGCGAACCAAAAGGTTTAACATTTATTACAAAACCACAAAAAGAATTAGATTTACTTAATTGGACATATGCTTACGAGCAAGCTTCAAAAGCACGTATAGCTCCAAAACAGTATAATTAA
- a CDS encoding DUF3820 family protein, whose protein sequence is MLEPDPKFLIKLAHTKMPYGKYKDRYLIDLPEYYIVWYHSKGFPKGKLGEMLETVYTLKLNGIENLVRNIQKNFPKPK, encoded by the coding sequence ATGCTTGAGCCAGATCCAAAGTTTTTAATAAAACTTGCACATACTAAAATGCCATATGGTAAATATAAAGATAGGTATCTTATAGATTTGCCAGAATATTATATTGTATGGTATCATAGTAAAGGTTTTCCTAAAGGAAAATTAGGCGAAATGCTAGAAACTGTTTATACGTTAAAGTTAAATGGTATTGAAAACTTAGTAAGAAACATTCAAAAAAACTTTCCAAAACCTAAATAA
- the bshC gene encoding bacillithiol biosynthesis cysteine-adding enzyme BshC, producing the protein MPSNNLSYKSTGYFSQLICNYLAEAEALRPFYNRFPNLENFQEQIEEKASAFSQETRNVLTSVLSENYKMVEASQATIDNIESLRQSNTFTVTTGHQLNLFTGPLYFLHKIVSTINLAKTLKAKYPENNFVPVYWMATEDHDFDEINYFNFKGKKIQWNREASGAVGELETEGLDAVLEIFSQELGIGKNADRLKTLFKSAYLEHKTLAQATFYLANELFKDYGLVVVEANNRALKKLFIPYAEKELTQQISYQNVTKVNKQIEALSQDYKIQVNPREINLFYITKNIRERIVFNNNSFKVLNTNISWSKSEIIQHLNEAPECFSPNVILRPLYQEIILPNLCYIGGGGELAYWFQLKSNFKANGVVFPMLLLRNSVLIQTQQQANKLKRLDISNEDVFLKRESFINKKVREISNIDIDFSTQVNHLKTQFEALYELAQKTDKSFLGAVAAQEKKQINGLENLEKRLLTAQKRKLKDQIERITDLQNQLFPNKSLQERNTNFSELYLEFGENLIPNLIKHLEPLQGEFTVLTF; encoded by the coding sequence ATGCCATCAAACAATCTCTCTTATAAATCCACAGGATATTTTTCACAACTAATTTGTAATTATTTAGCCGAAGCAGAAGCGCTCAGGCCATTTTACAATCGTTTTCCAAATCTTGAAAATTTTCAAGAACAAATAGAAGAGAAAGCCTCGGCGTTTAGCCAAGAAACACGTAACGTTTTAACAAGTGTTTTAAGTGAAAACTATAAAATGGTAGAAGCTTCTCAAGCTACAATAGATAATATTGAATCTTTAAGACAAAGCAACACTTTTACCGTAACAACAGGACACCAATTAAATTTGTTTACTGGACCACTATATTTTTTACATAAAATAGTATCTACAATAAATTTAGCAAAAACCTTAAAAGCTAAATATCCCGAAAATAATTTTGTGCCAGTATATTGGATGGCAACAGAAGACCATGATTTTGATGAAATAAACTATTTTAATTTTAAAGGTAAAAAAATACAATGGAATCGTGAAGCATCAGGTGCGGTTGGTGAATTAGAAACCGAAGGTTTAGATGCTGTTTTAGAAATTTTTTCTCAAGAATTAGGTATTGGTAAAAATGCAGACCGTTTAAAAACACTTTTTAAAAGTGCTTATTTAGAACATAAGACATTAGCTCAAGCTACATTTTATTTAGCTAATGAGTTGTTTAAAGATTATGGTTTAGTTGTAGTAGAAGCAAATAACAGAGCGCTAAAAAAACTCTTTATTCCTTATGCAGAAAAAGAATTAACACAACAAATCTCTTATCAAAACGTAACCAAAGTTAATAAACAAATAGAAGCATTATCTCAAGATTATAAAATACAAGTAAACCCAAGAGAGATAAACCTATTTTATATCACAAAAAACATAAGAGAACGTATTGTTTTTAATAATAATAGTTTTAAAGTTTTAAACACTAATATTTCATGGAGTAAGAGTGAAATAATACAACACCTCAATGAGGCGCCAGAATGCTTTAGTCCTAATGTAATTTTAAGACCACTTTATCAAGAAATAATTTTACCAAACCTTTGTTACATTGGTGGTGGCGGTGAGTTAGCGTATTGGTTTCAGTTAAAATCTAATTTTAAAGCTAATGGTGTAGTGTTTCCTATGTTATTATTACGTAATTCGGTTTTAATACAAACACAGCAACAAGCAAATAAATTAAAAAGATTAGATATATCTAATGAGGATGTTTTTCTAAAAAGAGAATCATTTATAAATAAAAAAGTAAGAGAAATTTCTAATATAGATATCGATTTTTCAACACAAGTAAACCATTTAAAAACACAGTTTGAAGCGCTTTACGAGTTGGCACAAAAAACCGATAAATCTTTTCTAGGTGCAGTTGCCGCACAAGAAAAAAAGCAAATTAACGGGTTAGAAAACCTAGAGAAACGCTTACTTACGGCACAAAAAAGAAAATTAAAAGATCAAATAGAACGCATTACAGATCTTCAAAATCAACTATTTCCTAATAAAAGTTTACAAGAACGAAACACAAATTTTAGCGAGTTGTATTTAGAATTTGGAGAAAATTTAATTCCAAATCTAATAAAACATTTAGAGCCTTTACAAGGAGAATTTACCGTGTTAACATTTTAG
- the guaA gene encoding glutamine-hydrolyzing GMP synthase translates to MQHDKVLILDFGSQYTQLIARRVRELNIYSEIHPFNKIPTNLDDYKAVILSGSPMSVRSQDAFHPELKGIRGIKPMLAVCYGAQYLAHFSGGEVAESNTREYGRANLSFVEDDAFFKGITAGSQVWMSHSDTIKTLPTNGKLLASTHDVKNAAYKIENETTYAIQFHPEVYHSTDGKQLLENFLVNIANVNPDWTPNAFVEETVEALQAKIGNDKVVLGLSGGVDSSVAAMLLHKAIGENLYCIFVNNGLLRKNEFTDVLEQYKGMGLNVKGVDASQRFLVALAGKSDPEEKRKAIGRVFIEVFDDEAHQIQDVTYLAQGTIYPDVIESVSATGGPSATIKSHHNVGGLPDFMKLKIVEPLKALFKDEVRRVGASMGMDKQLLGRHPFPGPGLAIRILGDITAEKVRILQEVDAVFINALRDAGLYDKVWQAGAILLPVNSVGVMGDERTYEKCVALRAVESTDGMTADWVNLPYEFLQKTSNDIINKVKGVNRVVYDISSKPPATIEWE, encoded by the coding sequence ATGCAACACGACAAAGTACTTATTTTAGATTTCGGATCGCAATACACACAACTAATTGCGCGCAGAGTTAGAGAACTTAACATCTATTCCGAAATACACCCATTTAACAAAATACCAACCAATTTAGACGACTACAAGGCAGTCATCCTTTCAGGAAGCCCAATGTCTGTAAGATCTCAAGACGCATTTCATCCAGAGCTAAAAGGCATTCGCGGTATAAAACCAATGCTTGCAGTATGTTACGGTGCACAATATTTAGCACATTTTTCTGGTGGAGAAGTAGCAGAATCTAACACAAGAGAATACGGGCGAGCAAACCTTAGTTTTGTAGAAGACGATGCTTTTTTTAAAGGTATAACAGCAGGAAGTCAAGTATGGATGAGCCATAGCGATACCATAAAAACTTTACCAACAAACGGTAAATTATTGGCAAGCACGCATGATGTAAAAAATGCAGCATATAAAATAGAAAACGAAACCACCTACGCGATACAGTTTCATCCAGAAGTATACCATTCTACAGATGGTAAACAACTATTAGAAAACTTTTTAGTAAATATTGCAAATGTAAATCCAGACTGGACACCAAATGCATTTGTAGAAGAAACAGTAGAAGCCTTACAAGCTAAAATAGGCAACGATAAAGTTGTTTTAGGTTTATCTGGAGGCGTAGACTCATCTGTAGCAGCAATGCTATTACATAAAGCCATTGGCGAAAACTTATATTGCATATTTGTAAATAACGGTTTATTACGTAAAAACGAATTTACCGATGTACTTGAGCAATACAAAGGCATGGGATTAAATGTAAAAGGCGTAGACGCATCACAACGTTTTCTTGTAGCATTAGCAGGAAAAAGTGACCCAGAAGAAAAACGTAAAGCCATAGGTCGCGTATTTATTGAAGTGTTCGATGACGAAGCACACCAAATACAAGACGTTACATACCTTGCACAAGGCACCATTTACCCAGATGTAATAGAAAGCGTGAGTGCAACAGGCGGACCAAGTGCAACAATAAAAAGTCATCATAATGTTGGCGGTCTGCCAGATTTTATGAAACTTAAAATAGTCGAGCCATTAAAAGCGCTTTTTAAAGACGAAGTTCGTCGTGTAGGAGCATCAATGGGTATGGATAAGCAATTATTAGGTCGTCATCCATTTCCAGGACCAGGATTAGCCATTAGAATATTAGGCGATATAACGGCCGAAAAAGTAAGAATATTACAAGAAGTAGACGCCGTATTTATAAACGCATTAAGAGACGCAGGACTATACGATAAAGTATGGCAAGCAGGCGCAATTTTACTACCAGTAAACAGTGTTGGCGTTATGGGAGACGAACGTACTTACGAAAAATGCGTCGCACTTAGAGCAGTAGAAAGCACAGATGGTATGACGGCAGATTGGGTAAACCTACCATATGAGTTTTTACAAAAAACCAGTAACGATATTATAAATAAAGTAAAAGGAGTAAATAGAGTTGTTTACGATATTAGCTCAAAACCACCAGCAACAATCGAGTGGGAATAA
- a CDS encoding YeiH family protein, which translates to MRDLAPKVIYISIITIAFTGFINSPTALLLGFIFAVIFNNPFKTYNHKAIHLLLKISVVGLGFGMFIKETLATTKQGLSLTIYSIILTLTLGIVLTRVLKLDLKLGHLITSGTAICGGSAIAAIAPVIKAKGKTISVALAIIFLLNSIALFVFPLLGHYFNLTQKQFGLWCAIAIHDTSSVVGAALGYGEEALKIATTVKLSRTLWIIPLSIFSIFLFKTKEQKIKIPYFILLFIIAIVINSYHILPITITSSIVLISKRMLIVTLFLVGSTISIKDIKSTGVKPILLALSLWLFISVFSLVYILN; encoded by the coding sequence ATGAGAGATTTAGCGCCAAAAGTTATTTATATAAGTATTATAACTATTGCATTTACTGGATTTATAAATAGTCCTACAGCACTATTACTAGGCTTTATTTTTGCTGTTATTTTTAATAATCCTTTTAAAACATATAACCATAAAGCTATTCATTTGCTTTTAAAAATTTCGGTTGTAGGATTAGGTTTTGGTATGTTTATAAAAGAAACTTTAGCAACAACTAAACAAGGTTTAAGCTTAACTATTTATTCTATAATTTTAACGTTAACTCTTGGTATTGTTCTAACTAGAGTTTTAAAACTAGATTTAAAACTAGGTCACCTTATTACATCTGGCACAGCTATTTGTGGTGGTAGCGCTATAGCTGCAATAGCTCCAGTTATTAAAGCAAAAGGCAAAACTATTAGTGTTGCATTAGCTATAATTTTTTTATTAAACTCTATTGCTTTATTCGTTTTCCCTTTACTTGGACACTATTTTAACTTAACTCAAAAACAATTTGGATTATGGTGTGCTATTGCAATACACGACACTAGCTCTGTAGTTGGTGCTGCATTGGGATATGGAGAAGAAGCTTTAAAAATTGCTACAACTGTTAAATTATCTAGAACGTTATGGATTATACCTTTATCTATTTTTTCTATATTTCTTTTTAAAACAAAAGAGCAAAAAATAAAAATCCCTTATTTTATTCTTCTATTTATAATTGCTATTGTAATAAACAGTTATCACATATTACCAATAACTATAACTAGTTCTATAGTTTTAATTTCTAAACGTATGTTAATTGTAACTCTGTTTTTAGTTGGTTCTACTATTTCTATAAAAGACATTAAATCTACTGGAGTAAAACCAATATTATTAGCTTTAAGTTTATGGCTTTTTATATCTGTTTTTTCCTTAGTATATATTTTAAATTAA
- a CDS encoding LysM peptidoglycan-binding domain-containing protein, with protein MKNILYIFTLVICFSCSSAKAQNYMTHKVKSGESIETIAKKYKVTESHILELNPDAKNGIEKNTVLIIMKTGGVKPSKIGTKQPSSTSAINKIEATQEVKELTGYKKHKVRRKETLYSLSKKYNVTEAEIKKHNTFLYANNLRKGDKLQIPIFKEVAVQEVNSTIVKYTVLPKEGKWRIAYKYGITVPELEALNPNLPEVLQPGQKVNVPNLDAGNLKQVDEMYSYYTVQPKEGFYRLKINTGLEQNELERLNPGLATSGLKEGMVLKIPYNGATQAADGNKNNGIIDDVSKINKLENAIEDTETKNIAIMLPFQLNVVNTDSIFDAKQKIKKSRALALTLDFYSGVLMAFDSLKKMGVNLKVNVYDTQNRLSHTNDLVRNHDFSNTDAVIGPLFPKNFNVVAAALEARNIPVVSPITKSVNLGNNVFQSRPSEDEMENKIINYFMADSSAQVIIISDIKHKTKSTMLKSKFANAKLVSSRLGRKTKKDAHFIIEQDLLSVIKPGKNVVFLETDSPNFVSNVTSMLNAFLDDKTEVILTTTRHNEAFEYEEVSNYHLSNLQFTYPSISKIVSEDSNIKFIKDYKLKYNTSPNTYAIRGFDLTMDVVLRMVSSQDIYKSVIEAPLTSYIENKFSYKKKLFGGFYNDSVYIVRYNNLQIDEVKQ; from the coding sequence ATGAAAAACATACTATACATCTTTACACTAGTTATTTGCTTTAGTTGCTCATCTGCAAAGGCGCAAAATTACATGACGCATAAAGTTAAATCTGGAGAATCCATAGAAACTATTGCAAAAAAGTATAAAGTTACAGAAAGTCATATTTTAGAGCTCAATCCAGACGCTAAAAACGGTATCGAGAAAAATACGGTGCTTATTATAATGAAAACTGGAGGCGTAAAACCATCTAAAATAGGAACAAAACAACCGTCAAGCACTTCAGCAATAAATAAAATAGAAGCAACACAAGAAGTAAAGGAGCTTACAGGTTATAAAAAACACAAAGTAAGACGTAAAGAAACACTGTATAGTTTATCTAAAAAATACAATGTTACAGAGGCCGAAATAAAAAAACACAATACATTTTTATATGCAAATAATTTAAGAAAAGGAGATAAATTACAAATTCCAATTTTTAAAGAAGTAGCAGTACAAGAAGTAAATTCAACAATAGTAAAATATACAGTATTACCAAAAGAAGGTAAATGGAGAATAGCTTATAAATATGGTATAACAGTTCCGGAATTAGAAGCTCTAAATCCTAACCTTCCAGAAGTTTTACAACCAGGACAAAAAGTTAATGTACCAAATCTTGATGCTGGAAATTTAAAGCAAGTAGACGAGATGTATAGCTACTATACAGTACAGCCTAAAGAAGGATTTTATAGATTAAAAATAAATACAGGTTTAGAGCAAAACGAATTAGAACGTTTAAACCCAGGCTTAGCAACGTCTGGGTTAAAAGAAGGTATGGTTTTAAAAATCCCATACAATGGAGCAACACAAGCAGCAGATGGAAATAAAAACAATGGCATTATAGACGATGTTTCTAAAATTAATAAACTTGAAAATGCTATAGAAGATACAGAAACTAAAAACATAGCAATTATGTTACCGTTTCAATTAAATGTAGTAAATACAGATTCTATTTTCGATGCTAAACAAAAAATTAAAAAAAGTAGAGCACTTGCATTAACCTTAGATTTTTATTCTGGAGTTTTAATGGCATTCGATTCGTTAAAAAAAATGGGTGTTAATTTAAAAGTTAATGTATACGATACCCAAAATAGATTAAGCCATACAAATGACTTAGTTAGAAATCATGATTTTTCTAATACAGATGCAGTAATAGGTCCATTATTCCCTAAAAACTTTAATGTAGTAGCAGCAGCTTTAGAGGCAAGAAATATACCTGTGGTATCACCTATAACAAAATCTGTAAATCTAGGTAATAATGTGTTTCAATCAAGACCAAGTGAAGATGAAATGGAAAATAAAATTATAAACTATTTCATGGCAGATTCTAGTGCACAGGTTATTATTATTTCAGATATAAAACATAAAACTAAAAGTACTATGCTAAAATCTAAATTTGCCAATGCAAAATTAGTAAGTTCAAGATTAGGCAGGAAAACTAAAAAAGATGCTCATTTTATTATAGAACAAGATTTACTTAGCGTTATAAAACCTGGAAAAAATGTAGTGTTTTTAGAAACCGATAGCCCTAACTTTGTATCTAATGTAACCAGTATGTTAAACGCGTTTTTAGATGATAAAACTGAGGTGATTTTAACAACTACACGCCATAATGAAGCTTTTGAGTATGAAGAGGTTTCAAACTACCATTTGTCTAACCTTCAATTTACATATCCTTCTATTTCTAAAATTGTAAGTGAAGATTCTAATATTAAATTTATAAAAGACTATAAATTAAAATACAATACTTCACCTAATACTTATGCAATAAGAGGATTCGATTTAACAATGGATGTTGTATTACGTATGGTTTCGTCTCAAGATATTTATAAATCTGTTATTGAAGCGCCACTAACATCTTATATAGAAAATAAATTTTCTTACAAGAAAAAATTATTTGGTGGTTTTTATAATGACAGCGTTTATATTGTTAGGTATAACAATTTACAAATAGACGAGGTTAAGCAATAA
- a CDS encoding LysR family transcriptional regulator produces MKTKLHIFKIVAKHLSFTKAAEQLHISQPAISKAIKNLEQDYETTLFIRKRSSIELTPNGKSFLIYTNKILAIYAQMDEKFKLKKEKFPEHINFGVSTTLSNYIIPKVIAKFRVQFPQTKFNIISNNSEIIESLILNEDIDFGITEGTTKNTKLQFEKFIKDEIVLVTHVSNNSYPKGKIDINTLQQLPMVERENGSGTKEIIDAFLLKNKINKLNGVVSFNSTEAIKNYLYNSHDYALLSINSITNDLVNNKLKIIDINTLSIERWFYFVKRTGFISSTFDNFKKFTVSNYNF; encoded by the coding sequence ATGAAAACTAAGTTACATATATTTAAAATTGTTGCTAAGCATTTAAGTTTTACAAAAGCTGCAGAGCAATTACATATTTCTCAACCTGCTATTTCTAAAGCTATAAAAAATTTAGAACAAGATTACGAAACAACACTTTTTATTAGAAAGCGAAGTTCTATTGAATTAACACCAAATGGTAAATCGTTTTTAATTTATACAAATAAAATACTCGCTATTTATGCACAAATGGACGAGAAATTTAAATTAAAAAAAGAAAAATTTCCTGAGCATATTAATTTTGGCGTAAGTACTACACTTTCTAATTATATAATTCCAAAAGTAATTGCAAAATTTAGAGTGCAATTTCCTCAAACAAAATTTAATATAATTAGTAATAATTCTGAAATAATAGAAAGTTTAATTTTAAATGAAGATATAGATTTTGGTATTACTGAAGGAACAACTAAAAACACAAAACTACAATTCGAAAAATTTATTAAAGATGAAATTGTACTTGTAACTCATGTTAGTAATAACAGTTACCCAAAAGGAAAAATAGATATAAACACTTTACAGCAACTCCCAATGGTTGAGCGTGAAAATGGCTCTGGAACAAAAGAAATTATAGATGCTTTTTTATTAAAAAATAAAATAAATAAATTAAATGGTGTTGTTTCGTTTAATAGTACAGAAGCTATTAAAAATTATTTATATAACTCTCATGATTATGCTTTACTGTCTATAAATTCTATTACTAATGATTTAGTTAACAACAAGCTTAAAATTATAGACATTAACACTTTAAGTATAGAAAGGTGGTTTTATTTTGTAAAAAGAACAGGATTTATTTCTAGTACTTTTGATAATTTTAAAAAATTCACTGTCTCTAACTATAACTTTTAG
- the rimO gene encoding 30S ribosomal protein S12 methylthiotransferase RimO, whose amino-acid sequence MRTKSLKKNKINVITLGCSKNVYDSEVLMGQLKANGKEVVHEQEGNIVVINTCGFINNAKEESVNTILEYMQKKEDGDVDKVFVTGCLSERYKPDLEKEIPNVDQYFGTTELPGLLKALGADYKHELIGERLTTTPKNYAYLKIAEGCDRPCSFCAIPLMRGKHKSTPIEDLVTEAEKLAANGVKELILIAQDLTYYGLDLYKKRNLAELLENLVKVEGIEWIRLHYAFPTGFPMDVLDIMKREPKICNYLDIPLQHISDNILKSMRRGTTKEKTTKLLKEFRAKVPEMTIRTTLIAGYPGETEENFQELKEWVREMRFERLGCFTYSHEENTHAFNLEDDVPEEVKMQRVNEIMEIQSQISWELNQAKIGQEFKVVIDRKEGNYFVGRTEFDSPDVDNEVLIDAKTVYLKTGEYTTVKIIEAEDFDLYGEVVTA is encoded by the coding sequence ATGAGAACAAAATCACTTAAAAAGAACAAGATTAATGTAATAACACTAGGTTGTAGTAAAAATGTTTACGATAGCGAAGTGTTAATGGGACAACTTAAAGCCAATGGCAAAGAAGTTGTACATGAACAAGAAGGAAATATTGTTGTAATAAACACATGTGGTTTTATTAATAATGCAAAGGAAGAAAGTGTGAACACCATTTTGGAGTACATGCAAAAAAAGGAAGATGGTGATGTAGATAAAGTTTTTGTAACAGGATGTCTATCTGAAAGATATAAGCCAGACTTGGAAAAGGAAATACCAAATGTCGATCAATATTTTGGTACTACAGAGTTACCAGGTTTATTAAAAGCTTTAGGTGCAGATTATAAACACGAGCTTATTGGTGAGCGTTTAACAACAACACCAAAAAACTACGCGTATTTAAAAATAGCCGAAGGTTGCGATAGACCATGCAGTTTTTGTGCAATTCCTTTAATGAGAGGAAAACATAAAAGTACACCAATTGAAGATTTAGTAACCGAAGCAGAAAAATTAGCAGCAAATGGCGTTAAAGAATTAATACTTATTGCTCAAGATTTAACGTACTACGGTTTAGATTTATACAAAAAACGAAACCTTGCAGAGTTATTGGAAAACTTAGTAAAAGTTGAAGGTATCGAGTGGATTCGTTTACATTATGCATTCCCAACAGGATTCCCAATGGATGTATTAGATATAATGAAACGCGAACCAAAAATTTGTAATTATTTAGATATTCCGTTACAACACATTAGCGATAATATATTAAAAAGTATGCGTCGTGGTACTACAAAAGAAAAAACCACAAAACTACTTAAAGAGTTTAGAGCTAAAGTTCCAGAAATGACAATTCGTACAACTCTAATTGCAGGATATCCTGGTGAAACCGAAGAAAATTTTCAAGAACTAAAAGAATGGGTTCGCGAAATGCGATTTGAGCGTTTAGGTTGTTTTACATATTCTCACGAAGAAAACACACACGCCTTTAATTTAGAAGACGATGTTCCAGAAGAAGTGAAAATGCAACGTGTAAATGAAATAATGGAAATTCAATCTCAAATTTCTTGGGAATTAAACCAAGCAAAAATAGGTCAAGAATTTAAAGTAGTTATCGATAGAAAAGAAGGAAACTACTTTGTTGGTCGTACAGAATTTGACTCTCCAGATGTAGATAATGAGGTTTTAATCGATGCTAAAACAGTGTATTTAAAAACAGGAGAATACACAACGGTAAAAATTATTGAAGCTGAAGATTTTGATTTGTATGGTGAAGTTGTAACAGCTTAA